In Thalassococcus sp. S3, the sequence TGCAGTCCCCAAGCCGTGGGATCCGGTGCATCTGGTCCTTCGAGGGTCGAGGGATCGTTTGCATCAACCACTATAAGATCGCTGGCCTTGATGCGGGCGAAATGCATCTGGTTCGGGTTCATCAGGAACCGCGTGCCATCGTCGTTGATGGCGAGAGAGAAATGGTTTGCCACAGCCTCGTGCATGTTCAGCCGTGCCGTCCATCGGAATGCTGCGGCCAGATCCACTCTTTGAGGCCAGTGATCCAGGTTGGGTCGTTGCTCTGTCATCGGGTCCTCCTAGGCCAAGGTTGCCTGTCGTCTGTCTGATTGACCAACGAAAAAATCGGGGGCATTGCATAAGCTGAGCTAATGAAAAGGTTATGCAATTGGACCAGGGTTTGCCCCCGCTCGGCTGGCTGCGCGCGTTCGAGGCTGCGCCGCGCGCATCCGGATGTCAGACTGAACATCTCGACCGAGTTGTGGGAGCCCCGGTTGATGGCCGAGGGCGCGGAAGTGGAAATTCGATATGGGTTGCGGCCACCAGATGGCCTCCGGGCTGAATGTATCCACCGCGGGCACTACTACCCTGTTTGCGCGCCGGGTTATCGGGCCACGTTGGAAACACTTGCGGAACACCCGCTGTTTCACTGCACCAACCTTCTGGGCAACTGGTCCCAATGGGCGGAAGAGCAGGCGCTCGACTGGACTGACCCGCCTGTCACCTATGCCACGACATTTTCCGTCACGATGGCAATCGCCGCATCCGGGGGTGGCTTGGCGCTTGCGCATGATCTGATCGCCAAACATCTGATCGAAGAGGGGCGGCTGACCGCTCCGTTCGAATATCGCGCCCAGATGCCGGAAGCCTATTATCTGATCCTGTCGCCCGAGGGTGAGCAGTCAGAGCCGGCCCGGCGCTTCGTGTCCTGGCTGAAGGACGAGATGGCCGTTGACGATCAAAGAGCGGGTTGACCTAGGATTTGGGTCGTGACGGGACCCAGGCATAGCCATTTTTGCAAAGAATATAGGCTTCGCGCAGGCCATGTGGCTTGTCCGTCGGCTTCTGCAGGATCGTGGCGCCGACCGCCTTGGCCCGTTCGACCGCAACTTCGGGATCTGTGTCATAGAGGCGAAGCTCGATACCGGCGCCGCGTGGCGGTGTCTCTGGCAGAAGGCTGAGCAAGGGGTTTGCATGATACGTGCCGTCGCTGTGAAGCTGGAAGACTTGCGTGCCATAGCGCACGATGGCGAAGTCGGCGGTCACCTGATGGCAGGTCATGTCAAAAACGGTCGTCAGAAAGAGCGCCTGGCTTTTGACGTCCCGAACAAGAAGGTTCAAACCTAACCCGCTCAGCCCCCGGCCAAGTGCATCCGCATCAATGTTGTCATAGTCCATATGCTGGCTTGGCGGATGAGCCCGCAACTCGTCAAGTCAATCCGCATGGCGCTTGCCGGTCTCGTCGATCAACAGCGTGCCGTCTTCCTTGTAATACGGTCCCTCTGGCCAATGGGGCAACAGATCGAGAACCTTGCCTGACGGTCGGCAGAGGCGCACACCGGTCCTGCAGGCAACTATCGGTCGGTTCACCAGAACCGGATGATCAAGCATCGCGTCGAGCAGGTCGGCCTCCGGCACCTCTGGGTCCAGCAAACCCAACTCCTCCGCGGGGCTTTTGGTGGTGCGCAATGCCGACCTTGGGGTCAGGTTGGCGGCGGCAAAGAGGGCCTGAAGCTGGGGCCGGGTCCAGCCGGTTTCCAGATATTCCACCACCACAGGATCATAGCCAGCGTCGCGGATGATCTTCAGAACATTTCGAGATGTGCCACAGGCGGGGTTGTGATGAATGACGATGTCCATGCGCAAGGCTTGGCCATCTTTTGCGACAGTTTCAAGAACACGGGTCAACGGGACTTGCGCCCGGCCCGCGCTTTTGAACAATTGGGACATGGAACACGACCCTTTCCCGTCCTGGCCCGATATCGCCCCCCGTCTGATCGAAACCGCCTCTGGCCGTGCGCCGGCGGACCTTGTGTTTCGTCAAGGCATTTGGGTCAACGTGCACACCAGAGAGGCGTTGCCGGCTCACGACATCGCAGTGGTCGCAGGGCGGATCGCCACGATCGCACCGGATCTTTCACCTCTCATCGGCCCGGAAACCGAGGTCGTCGACGCCAAGGGCCGGTACATGATCCCGGGCCTCTGCGACGGGCACATGCATATCGAAAGCGGCATGCTTACCCCGGCGGAGTTTGCCCGGGCCGTGATCCCCCATGGTACGACCACGATGTTCACCGATCCGCACGAGATTGCCAATGTGCTGGGGCTCGACGGTGTGCGGATGATGCATGACGAAGCGCTGATGCAGCCGCTGAACATCTTCACGCAGATGCCCTCGTGCGCGCCGTCCGCGCCGGGACTGGAGACCACGGGATACGAGATCACGCCAGAGGATGTGGCCGAGGCGATGACATGGCCCGGTATCATCGGGCTAGGAGAGATGATGAATTTCCCAGGGGTCTCAAATGCCGATCCAAAGATGCTGGCGGAGATCGCGGCGACCCAGCGCGCAGGAAAGACGGTTGGTGGCCACTATGCCTCTCCCGATCTGGGCCCGGATTTCGCAGCCTATGTCGCGGGCGGACCCGCCGATGATCACGAGGGAACCTGCGAGGCCGATGCAATCGCAAGGGTTCGTTTGGGCATGCGGTCCATGATGCGCCTGGGCAGTGCCTGGTACGACGTGGAGGCGCAGATCAGCGCGGTCACCGAAAAAGGTCTGGATCCTCGTAACTTCATCCTCTGCACCGACGACTGCCATTCGGGCACGCTGGTGAATGACGGGCATATGAACCGGGTGGTGCGGCATGCCATCGCCTGTGGATGCGATCCGCTTGTCGCCTTGCAGATGGCCACATTGAACACCGCGACCCATTTCGGGCTGGAACGGGAGCTGGGGTCGTTGACCCCGGGCC encodes:
- a CDS encoding LysR substrate-binding domain-containing protein, whose protein sequence is MKRLCNWTRVCPRSAGCARSRLRRAHPDVRLNISTELWEPRLMAEGAEVEIRYGLRPPDGLRAECIHRGHYYPVCAPGYRATLETLAEHPLFHCTNLLGNWSQWAEEQALDWTDPPVTYATTFSVTMAIAASGGGLALAHDLIAKHLIEEGRLTAPFEYRAQMPEAYYLILSPEGEQSEPARRFVSWLKDEMAVDDQRAG
- the ade gene encoding adenine deaminase, with amino-acid sequence MEHDPFPSWPDIAPRLIETASGRAPADLVFRQGIWVNVHTREALPAHDIAVVAGRIATIAPDLSPLIGPETEVVDAKGRYMIPGLCDGHMHIESGMLTPAEFARAVIPHGTTTMFTDPHEIANVLGLDGVRMMHDEALMQPLNIFTQMPSCAPSAPGLETTGYEITPEDVAEAMTWPGIIGLGEMMNFPGVSNADPKMLAEIAATQRAGKTVGGHYASPDLGPDFAAYVAGGPADDHEGTCEADAIARVRLGMRSMMRLGSAWYDVEAQISAVTEKGLDPRNFILCTDDCHSGTLVNDGHMNRVVRHAIACGCDPLVALQMATLNTATHFGLERELGSLTPGRRADLILTSDLTSLPIEAVWARGQKIAENGKCLVECPHYDWPGKARQTVHVKQELSAMDFAVPAPSGANAVRANVIGVVENQAPTKALQADLPIREGYVEPIEAPGDICHISLVERHRATGEVTNAFVSGFGYEGAMAMASTVAHDSHHMIVVGTDRAQMALAANRLQQVGGGVVIFREGKELALVELPIAGLMSDRPAHEVSAKADAMVAAMQACGCQLNNAYMQHSLLALVVIPELRISDKGLIDVRTFQEIPVFEPLS
- the arsC gene encoding arsenate reductase (glutaredoxin) (This arsenate reductase requires both glutathione and glutaredoxin to convert arsenate to arsenite, after which the efflux transporter formed by ArsA and ArsB can extrude the arsenite from the cell, providing resistance.) → MDIVIHHNPACGTSRNVLKIIRDAGYDPVVVEYLETGWTRPQLQALFAAANLTPRSALRTTKSPAEELGLLDPEVPEADLLDAMLDHPVLVNRPIVACRTGVRLCRPSGKVLDLLPHWPEGPYYKEDGTLLIDETGKRHAD
- a CDS encoding VOC family protein, with protein sequence MDYDNIDADALGRGLSGLGLNLLVRDVKSQALFLTTVFDMTCHQVTADFAIVRYGTQVFQLHSDGTYHANPLLSLLPETPPRGAGIELRLYDTDPEVAVERAKAVGATILQKPTDKPHGLREAYILCKNGYAWVPSRPKS